DNA sequence from the Acipenser ruthenus chromosome 20, fAciRut3.2 maternal haplotype, whole genome shotgun sequence genome:
aagtgtttttttattttattttttagaatagTCAGGTCTGTTCTATTAGATTTGATTATGGGCTCAATGAGCAAGGTGCTCAACAAGAAAGTGTCTGAGCACAGTGGAAGAGAAGAGTACGTCTCATTTAATTCCTCAAGTTCTAGTACCATGCCTCATAACACCGTTTTCATGAGGGTCAGTCTCCCACCACCCTGCAGGGGTGTTGTGCTGACTGTGTGTCTCTATCTCTCCAGGTCCAAGCTGTAAAGGGAGTAGCACTCTTGTGTTCACCATGCTCTCTGTGGTTAGAGCTGCCAGGCAGCAGTTTATCCAAACGTTTGGGGTCGGGGGTCAAAGGGCGAAGTATGTGCTCCCTGGCCTGGCCGCCTTCCCTTTGCTCCAGGGGAATCGCTGGCGAGGTGACAAAAGGTTGGTGTCCTTTTCCTTTATTTCTGAGAAAACAACCAACCTTTTCTCATCCTCGACAGTCTGCCAACATACAAGTCTTTCCCCTTAAAACAGCAAGCCACTTTATGTAAAATAACCCACAGAATCCCTATTGTAAACACTTGATGTTTTACAGGCTTAATCTGCTTACCGTGAATAAGGAATTTTATACCATCCCTGTTTATGTGTACAGATATTTTTAAAGTGGTTTAACCACCAAGAAATTCCGGTAATTAACCTATACTGGCGTTTTGAGGGTGCATTTTGGAGTGACAGCACAAGCTTCTCTGAACAAAGGCCCCACCGCTTCTTAACTGACCCAGATTGAGATTTGTGGCATGTATTTCAAGTGTCTtaaatttctgaaaaaaattcTAGGATAGTGTGTACGTCAAAAGATGAGCTGTGTGTATCACATGCTCCTGACATGGTGAGAATGTGTCTATAGATGGTGTCTTTACCATGACCTAGACATTCTAAATACATTCTAATCATTTTAAAGGTTGTTAAAATGCCTTATTGAAGTATGTCATTGACCTAAGGGGTCGAGTAACAGCAAATACAATGTTGTCCCTATCTAGTTTTAAACAGTCAGATTGCTTAATTCATTTAAGAATGGGCACTTCAAAATGTGGTCTACGGGGCTACAgttcaattctctctctctctctctctctctctctctctctctctctctctctctctctctctctcctgcagtGAGCTGAAGCGGCAGATGAAGGCTGAAAAGAAGGCTGCAGAGAAGGAGGCTCGAGTCAAAGAACTCACTGAGCAAAAGAAGAAAACAGGAGAGACGGGAGATCAGAATCTGTACGGAGCTGAGGATGAGACGCTGGACCCCAATGTGAGTGGAGGGGTTTTGTCTGTCTGGATAGGTGGGCAATCCAGAGCTTTGAGGTTGGGGGAACAGCAGAGCGATCCATTTTGACAGGTGGAGGCACCAAATGATGGGCAACATGATTTTAATACTACCACTACAAAGGGCCCTCTGGTCTTGAGTTATAGTATAAAATGAAGTTTTTAATTTGCGAGTTTAGCAGCTAAAATTTGGTGTAGCTGTCTTGCCTTGCACAGCATTGGCTTATATGCTGTCTCTGCATGTAGAAGTAGAGGCAAGGCAAGCTTTGGATCAGCTCAGTGTTCTTGGGAATGATTTCCAGAATAGGGTTCAGGCAGTGGAAATGCATAAGATATAAGATGGGTGTCTGTCATTGTCTTTCTGCAGCAATACTTCAAGATTCGCACCCAGGCAATCCAGGACCTCAAGGGCACCTCAGAGGATCCCTATCCTCACAAGTTCCATGTGGACTTGTCTCTGAGCGAGTTCATTGAAAAATACAACCACCTGCAGCCGGGAGACCATCTGACAGACGTCATTCTAAATGTGGCTGGTAAGGTAGAATGAGCCACTTTAAGTCTATGCTTTGGCCAGAGTGAGCCTGCCAGTGAGAGAAAGATGAAGCACTGATAATGTGTTACAGTTTGAAAAGGAAGAGGAGAGTGCAGGCCTGACTCTTTCAtcagctataaatcacatgtattcatCGTTCTGTGTGAAGTAGCTGCGTGGTGCTCTCAGCAGGACTCTGACTTTGTCCTCTGATCTCCAGGCCGTGTCCACGCTAAGCGTGCCTCAGGAGCGAAGCTGCTGTTCTATGACCTGCGAGGTGAAGGGGTCAAGCTGCAGGTCATGGCCAACTCCAGGTACGACTGAAAACAGAATTACAGATGCTGGTACGCACCATCTGGCAGGATACACATTCTACCTGTGGAGTGGAGCTACATGTGACTGTTCTTATATTGCAGGAACTACAAGTCGGAGGAGGAGTTTGTTCGCATCAACTCGAAGCTGAGGCGGGGTGACATCATCGGGGTGCACGGTAACCCAGGGAAAACAAAGAAGGGCGAGCTGAGCATCATCCCCAAGGAGATGACCCTGCTGTCACCCTGTCTGCACATGCTGCCTCACCTGCACTTCGGACTCAAGGACAAGGTGAGAGAGAATGATGTGCTGTTTGAAACGTACCTTCCTCCCGTTTCATCCAGTGATCGGGCAACCTGAACTACCTGTTTCCCCATCCAAACCCGCTCCTCTAACCTGTCTGTCCCCCTGTCCTCTCCACTCACAGGAAACTCGGTTCCGGCAGCGCTACCTGGACCTGATCCTTAATGATCATGTGAGGCAGAAATTCATCACTCGGGCCAAGATCATCTCCTACCTGCGCAGCTTCCTGGACCAGCAAGGCTTCCTGGAGGTGAGACCGGTTCCAACAGGGGGTGCTATTTTTCAAGTTTTATCGTACTAAGTTGATACATGGAAAACCAGTGGGAAGTACAGGGTTTAATTGAGGCTTATAGGATGTTTTTATTACTGATTGATTCAAATCTCTTCATGCCAATACCTTACTGACTTTGTGTTTATTCCTGAACTTTAAGAAATGTAACTGAATCTACACAGTAGTAAACATAAACATGGAACCTCACAATACCTATTTCCATTATGTGGATTCCACTGTGGTTACTTCATTGCAAGTAAGTAATGCTCTTTCCGATTAAAaagttacagaaccccctgcagtgtttaaaagtgttttccaTACCTCAGCAATTAATTTTGGCATATTCCTCatagtttttaatattttttaatttacttatcataggtaaataaactaggGAGCGACTACTTTTCAACTTTGTCAGCTAGGAGGAGTAagctttttttcttctaaacatcgcaGTGATGTTacgtattgtgggaacagaaaaccagcattgttgcaggagggagtgtgatttTGGATACATTGAGATCCTTGACATTTCATTTCTTCTCTTGGCAAATGATCCCAAGTAAATGCTGAGAAATGTGTTCTTCAGTTGATTTATGACGCatgtgattttaaaaatataacactgaAATATGGATAAGAAGGAACAGAGAAAAGGTCATtgaatgcatttcttgtaaacttAACACTTTAGGGACAGGTAGAAAAAGCTTCTTTGTGGTAGTGGTAGAAAAATTTTCAGGGAatttttctgagtttattttacgtatattaaaatagggatacaaTCGGTAATTGAAACATGTGTAAAAATTGGGGGCAGGggaaatgtaagaaaaaaaacacttgtggaatatgatgtgtagcagttctggtttctgattaataatgtccctggcatgtatgatgaagcagaatctgcaagttgaagccacattttcccaagttagctggtactttgtgaaagtttgggcaatcgctgtgctgacggaaatagtatctacaaaaggtatgaacatgacatcagcacaaaacaagccagatttattcgccttgaaatcataaaaataaagaaaactgacagaactgggtggtgaaagccatcgggagacgtgtcaaaaatcacactggacattccCATCAATGTGTTCCGGaagtttaccaactaaaccaTCACCTCTGTCAAAGATTTAAGATTACGATTGctggcgttaggcagtgttttactaCAGATAGTAGTAAATTaacattaacacagtcattctgtgctctctttttattaaagcatgtgtaaaagcaggataaatggattgcttgtctctcagttcactttcttgttttagtttaatgtgtcttatttttcagtatgttcttgtACCTCAAagcagcagtatttgcaacgcctcatctgacccacttctgctatttttgctttttgtatacttgaaacatttgttttttgaatattcatcaactgatttacattttctctccattcctcatccactaaaaatattatattttcatgtatttcagtttagtttttgatcaagctagtagttactacgaccagcaattgccacaataatcagactttgattggccaacataatcaggtgataatgtgtttgtgaagtgacagaaccacgtttgaacgttatttgatcctctctGACATCTAAACGTCTTCTGTATCCTAGGATATACAGTGTAGAGTTGCTTATTACAAtgtgagtcaaaataaaacagcattttaatcaaaatattgtgtatttcctagaaaatagtaccgggaaaaaattgaataatagacaaaaatcgggtagaaatcagtaaaaaaacgacgtccagttaaaaaaaaaaaaatcctgtaattttttgctaaaattcggaataaaccggaaacgtgGAACTCTACTTATGATTGAGTTGTGTAAGCTGTGGATGAGACAGGCTGATGTAAGACAGGTAAAGATGTGTACCCTGCAGTAAGAGTTCCCATGCTTTTGTTCCTGACAGATTGAGACCCCCATGATGAACCTGATCCCTGGGGGCGCTGTGGCCCGACCTTTTGTCACCTATCACAATGACCTGGACATGAACCTGTACATGAGGATCGCACCAGAGCTGTACCACAAGGTAGGGCCATATGTCACAGGCTGTGGAGCCAGGAGCAAGCAAAACGAAACATTTCACCTGTCACTCTCCGAGACAACCGAGACACAACTTTAAGACCTAGAAAACTATTGCTAGGGCTATTCCATTCAGCTTCTGGTAATGAAGTCTTGGGGTGGCTACTACTGGAGTGTGTTTTTAGACCGTTGCCCTCTaacccctgccctgctctgcctgTACTCAGATGCTGGTGGTTGGAGGGATTGACCGGGTGTATGAGGTCGGGCGGCAGTTCAGAAACGAGGGCATCGACCTTACCCACAATCCCGAGTTCACAACCTGCGAGTTCTACATGGCGTACGCTGATTACCACGACCTCATGGAGATCACAGAGAAGCTGCTGTCAGGTCAGTGCCAACTGAATGGGATGCTATCCTCTCTACTTTCCTCTGCAGGGATGGTGAAGCAGTGTTTGTTGCGTTGTCCCTGTTGGGATTGTGAATGATTTTGTATAGATGAGAAGTATCATAATACTATAGTTATGTATTGTGATAACGCAGCtgcttgttattttaaaaatgttttatattttaattctgGGGCTTGGTAATTAGGTGCAGGAAAATAGTGTCCGTGACGCCAATGTCTACAGCGAATTGTGTGATGGAGTTGTGATGTGGATTAATTTCCATTGTGGTCTAAATTCAATTAAGTGTTTTTGACCTTGGGCCTACAAGAGGTGAAAGCCACACAGTTATCTCAGTTAATATgtactgcaatacaatatattcagTTACTAATGATTGTGTTGTCTTATGTAAACAGTCTGGCAGGCCCATCACATTCTTCCTGAGGTATCAGTGTATCCGAACAGCGCGTAAGGCTTTTCTCTCTCCTGCAGGCATGGTGAAGCACATCACTGGTGGGTACAAGGTTCAGTATCACCCTGAGGGACCGGAGGGGCCAGCCTTTGAGATCGACTTCACCCCTCCCTTCAGACGGGTCAGCATGGTGTACGACCTGGAGAAAGAGCTGGGGGTCAAATTCCCCCCGCCCGACACTTACAACTCCAACGGTGAGGCACACACACTTCACTACACATTACTACTGTACCATACTATTCACTGTCACGCATTACTGTGAACTAAACCCGGGTTTAGTAAAGCCTTTGGCCTGAAATGTCAGAAATGGCTGTGTCTCAGAAATCTTGTATGTTGATCCCTTACTGGCCTCTATGTACTAAGGCTGAGATTTAAACAATTCTATGTTTTACTGTAAGATTAATAGTCCTAACTTAGGCTTGGCTCACATTAAAACTGGAATTGCTCAAACCGCTTGGCAATGATCTCTGTACTACTCTGGTAAGATAATGTGAATTGTATTTTTATGAGCGTCACCGTTTGTATAAGCTGGTTGCTGGCTCCTACGGCTACACCTCGCTGCACATACAAGTAGGCAGTTTAGACTTATCACCAACACATGGCGCACAGTTTCATTGGTAATCAGGGTTTGTTAAAAATGGTGACTATAGAACATGCTTTTCATATAGGGTTTATTTAATGTGTGACTGACCTCTCCTTCACCCCACAGAGACCCGTAAGTTCTTTGATGAACTCTGTGCTCAGAAAGGAGTGGAGTGTCCACCTCCCAGAACCACAGCCCGTCTGCTCGACAAGGTACAGGCCCAGAGTCACACGCCAACACACAACCTGTTACACTGGATAACACCCGGCTTCACACTCTTCATGTCTGTATTGTAACATTACTTGCATAGCTGCACATTCGTTATAGTGCTACATACCTGAATATatgatattttttatacatagTTTTACCTGCATTTTATTGTTACGTGTCTGTGTTTGCCAGACCACAGGTTTATTTAAACagtcctgttttttgttcttttttccagCTGGTTGGCGATTTCCTGGAGGTGACCTGCATCAACCCCACCTTCATCTGCGATCACCCCCAAATCATGAGCCCTCTGGCTAAATGGTGAGCAGCACCCCATGCCTCCTTGAAATTTCATTACACAGGCCTCGCCTCTGTACTGTGAGGAGAGAGCAGGGGAAAGTATGGGCAGGGATGCTTCTTGATATTTGTTTGATCCATGTCTGTTATACACATGATTTGAAAGGTTTGAAAAATTTGAAAATGTATCTGGGTGAAGATCTTTATACATGGACAGTAAGGCATACCAATGTTTGTAAGAATTGGATTGTTAAAGGTAGATTGGAGCTTTTTTGTAGTTTCATATTGTTTTCAAGTTTTCATGTCTtggttatgtttaaaaaaaaaaaaaaaaaaacacaagtcccCCTTCTGCACAGCTGATaagtaaagctttgtgaatgaACTGATTTTTATGTCAAGGTCAAAGTAAGTTATTGCCTTCGTTAGATTGTCACTTCTTACCAGAAAACTACAAGCAAACAAATTGTGTTGCTCTCTTCCCAAAGGCACAGATCCCAGAAGGGTCTGACAGAACGATTCGAGCTCTTTGTAATGAAGAAGGAAATCTGCAACGCCTACACTGAGCTGAATGACCCCATCAAGCAGAGGGAGCTCTTTGAGCAGCAGGCCAAGGTGGGTgctgacccctgctggagggGAGGAGTTACTGTccacaaaattattatttttaaacttacatGGTATTTATCTTTTGattcaagcagaaaaaaggcGAAACTTGTGTATGTCTGTACTAAAGAAGTAAAGAAACTTTACTGGTTCAAGTATGTTGGCTATGTTTCCTCTTGCTAGCGCTCAgtcctgtgtttgtgttccaggCGAAGGCAGAGGGCGATGTTGAGGCCATGTTCATTGACGAGACATTCTGCACTGCCCTTGAGTATGGGCTCCCCCCCACCGCAGGCTGGGGCATGGGCATCGACCGGCTCACCATGTTCCTCACCGACTCCAACAACATCAAGGTAGGAACACTGTGTAACCCCACTCTGTGACTCCCAACGACATCAAACTGGGGGGGGAATGACCACTGTTTTTGGTACACATTCTCTCCTGTAGTATTTCCTTTTCCTGTGTGTTAGTTCCTGTTGCAGCCATTTTAAAGTTGTGCTTTGTCTCTTAATTCTATATCTCTTTGTGAGGATGACAATCCTTCTGACTAGTTCTGGTATCCTTATTTTGGGGTTTTATGAATTTTGTCCCAATGTAGGGATGTAAAAAGTACGTCAAAAAACAATAGCCTTTTAATTTCATAATAAAATGAGAAATTAATTTGCTACACCCTAACACCTTTATATAATTTGATATAACCACAAGACTTTTGAAAGGATTCTGCTTCCCTCTAATGGCCTGGTTATTGGATGTGTTTCACAGGAGGTGCTGCTCTTCCCAGCCATGAAACCTGATGACAACAAGGCAGCACCCCCTGCTGACGGAACATCAGTATAGCAGGGCTACCTGACTTCCTGGAGAGGAATCACTGCAGGGATTGGCTGTAGGCCTGGGGCTGGTCTATTTCATTGTGCTTCGAACAAATCATGTGGTGTTCAGGGGTGGTGATAATTTAAGGGAAGGActgcttttttatattgtttttgaaACCGTGAATGAATAAAAGATGCAATAATCAGGTGTTCTGTGGTtcgttgttttttgtttcatatgGTGTTCTTATATATAAAGGAAGGCCTTTGATTAACTCTGTGCTCAGAAAGGAACGGAGTGTCCATcacttatatatataataatcattTATGGAAACACTGCTGACAAAAAAGCTGAGCCATACCTGCTTTAAGCCTCTATTCTACACATGTTGTCTTTCATTTGTAAAGCATTGCtgtagtttactttttttttttttttaatataatagaGAAATCTATATATGATTCAAAGTGGATCAAATACAGGACGCACTGAACAGGCACAGTAGCAGAAGACTAAATAAACAAGctgctgtgtgtttttatttccacCAGGGGGTGCAGTTGCCTTAAACTAAGATGGGATGATCTTTCAGCATTGAtggaaagctgttttttttatttatttatgggcaCCGGTTGAGAATTGCTGGTCCACAGTAATAGAGGACATGTTTACTAACCTTTGCAGGTTCCTCTATGTTGCTATCCATTTAGGACTCAATGTGTTGTAGCCAAggatttaaaatcagttttctacTATTAGCTCCTTGTTTCCAGCACGTTTTTCTTCCATTTAAAAATCTCTGAAAGTACTAAACTATAGGGCAGCTATCTCCTCCATTTTGGTACGCAGGAATTGGAGTCCCCCAGTGAGTGGCACTGTGTGTGTTAAGTAGAGTTCTAACAACAAACTAAGCATAGGCAACTTCAATATGGATGCTCTattgcagggcttctcaaactcagtcctgggggaccccctgtggctgctggttttcattccaactgagctcttaattacttaactagacctttaattgaactgatcatttgcttaattagacctttttacttgttttcagctcttgaacagttgcatgtTTCAAGTTAGCAATAACATGTGATAAGTAACTTgacctgcaactgtttaagagctgaaaacaagtaaaaatgtctaattatgcaaattatcagttcaattaaggattCCCTTGGCTGACGGAGAGCCCTAGCATGTTAACATCCACCAAACACAGTATTATTTGTAAAAAGATTAACTAAACCAAACAAGGAGAGAACATTAAGAacaagtttgttaaaaaaaaaatacagtatattgtgttctattttgttaaaagattaGCTCACTCCCTGCAGCAATGTACAAAACAGTATTAAAAGGATGGCCTGCACTAATTCACATTTAGAAAGCAGTATCaaagcattatttatttgttatattatCCTGCACCTATAATATATATGAATGGCCTTGGTCAAGCTAAAGGGTAGGAGTCTAGTATtcaaatttagttttttattgCTTATCTTACCTTTTTAAAATTCAATATTGTTTATAGATAAACTgcttatacaaatatatatatatatatatatatatatatatatatatatatatatatatatatatatatataaagtttagaggtttttgtgtgtgtgtgtcatttccTCTGTCCTACAAATTCAGTTAGTTTATGTTCATTCTCTTAGATTaaaaagtgcttttaaaaaagtgaaaatgaaCTTAACCCTGTGTCAAGCAGTTCGGAAAAGGTTTCATGAACTGTAAATGATTTAATTGA
Encoded proteins:
- the kars1 gene encoding lysine--tRNA ligase isoform X1 encodes the protein MSLSNRPGNRPFHLTPYIRWRTLLWLTEKTNSAKSPSCKGSSTLVFTMLSVVRAARQQFIQTFGVGGQRAKYVLPGLAAFPLLQGNRWRGDKSELKRQMKAEKKAAEKEARVKELTEQKKKTGETGDQNLYGAEDETLDPNQYFKIRTQAIQDLKGTSEDPYPHKFHVDLSLSEFIEKYNHLQPGDHLTDVILNVAGRVHAKRASGAKLLFYDLRGEGVKLQVMANSRNYKSEEEFVRINSKLRRGDIIGVHGNPGKTKKGELSIIPKEMTLLSPCLHMLPHLHFGLKDKETRFRQRYLDLILNDHVRQKFITRAKIISYLRSFLDQQGFLEIETPMMNLIPGGAVARPFVTYHNDLDMNLYMRIAPELYHKMLVVGGIDRVYEVGRQFRNEGIDLTHNPEFTTCEFYMAYADYHDLMEITEKLLSGMVKHITGGYKVQYHPEGPEGPAFEIDFTPPFRRVSMVYDLEKELGVKFPPPDTYNSNETRKFFDELCAQKGVECPPPRTTARLLDKLVGDFLEVTCINPTFICDHPQIMSPLAKWHRSQKGLTERFELFVMKKEICNAYTELNDPIKQRELFEQQAKAKAEGDVEAMFIDETFCTALEYGLPPTAGWGMGIDRLTMFLTDSNNIKEVLLFPAMKPDDNKAAPPADGTSV
- the kars1 gene encoding lysine--tRNA ligase isoform X2, with amino-acid sequence MADAAVVDGENKLSKNELKRQMKAEKKAAEKEARVKELTEQKKKTGETGDQNLYGAEDETLDPNQYFKIRTQAIQDLKGTSEDPYPHKFHVDLSLSEFIEKYNHLQPGDHLTDVILNVAGRVHAKRASGAKLLFYDLRGEGVKLQVMANSRNYKSEEEFVRINSKLRRGDIIGVHGNPGKTKKGELSIIPKEMTLLSPCLHMLPHLHFGLKDKETRFRQRYLDLILNDHVRQKFITRAKIISYLRSFLDQQGFLEIETPMMNLIPGGAVARPFVTYHNDLDMNLYMRIAPELYHKMLVVGGIDRVYEVGRQFRNEGIDLTHNPEFTTCEFYMAYADYHDLMEITEKLLSGMVKHITGGYKVQYHPEGPEGPAFEIDFTPPFRRVSMVYDLEKELGVKFPPPDTYNSNETRKFFDELCAQKGVECPPPRTTARLLDKLVGDFLEVTCINPTFICDHPQIMSPLAKWHRSQKGLTERFELFVMKKEICNAYTELNDPIKQRELFEQQAKAKAEGDVEAMFIDETFCTALEYGLPPTAGWGMGIDRLTMFLTDSNNIKEVLLFPAMKPDDNKAAPPADGTSV